The DNA region TGGATTTGGCGCAAGATTTCGGATTGCGCGGAATACCGGCAAAAGAGTTCGTAACCGTTTTGCGGAAATTGCCCGCCCGCCTTTATTCCATCTCCAGCAGCCCCTTGGCGTATCCTGACGAGGTTCATCTCACGATTCGGGCGGTGGCCTACGAAGCCCACGGGCGGAGGCGGTACGGCGTCTGCTCGACTTATGTCGCCGAGCGGGTGCAGATTGGCGACACGCTTCCCGTCTATGTGCATCAGAACCCGAATTTCCGGCTGCCGCAAAATCTGGACACGCCCATCATCATGATTGGGCCGGGCACCGGGGTTGCGCCGTTTCGGGCTTTTCTCGGGGAACGGGAGGAGCTTGGCGCGAAGGGGAAAACGTGGCTGTTCTTTGGCGACCGGCATTTTTCCACGGATTTCCTCTACCAGACCGAGTGGCAGCGCTGGCTGAAGGAGGGCGTTTTGACGCGCATGGATGTGGCGTTTTCCCGCGATACGGAGCAAAAAGTTTACGTCCAGCACCGCATGCTGGAGAAGAGCAGAGAGCTGTTTCAATGGCTGGAGGACGGGGCGCATTTGTATGTGTGCGGCGACGAAAAGAAGATGGCGCATGACGTCCACGCCACGCTCGTGGATGTGCTTGGCAAAGAAGGCGGGTTGACCGCGGAGCAAGCAGCGGAATATCTCGCGACGATGCAGCGGGAAAAACGCTACCAACGCGACGTTTACTGATCTTTTTGACAAATCCGGCGAATGGAGATGATACGATGTCAGACAACAATCTGCTTTCCCCAAACAGCGAGCCGTTCAGCGATGTTGAGCGAATCAAACAGGAAAGCAATTATTTGCGGGGCACTTTGGCCGAATCATTCGAGGACAGAATTACCGGCGCGATCAGCCATGACGATATCCGGCTGATGAAATTTCACGGAAGTTATTTGCAGGATAACCGGGATCTCCGCAATGAACGCGCCAAACAGAAGCTGGAGCCGGCATACCAGTTTATGCTGCGCGTGCGGGCCGCCGGCGGCGTCGTAACGCCCGGGCAGTGGCTGACGCTCGACAGTCTTGCGCAAGCTTACGCCGGGAACACGATCCGGTTGACGACCCGGCAGTCTTTTCAATTTCACGGCATCATTAAATGGAACATGAAACATGTCATCAAAACGATCAACGAAGCGCTATTGAGCACGCTTGCCGCCTGCGGAGACGTGAACCGCAACGTCATGTGCAATCCGAACCCGTACCAATCGGAAATCCATGGAGAAGTGTACGAATGGGCGAAAAAGTTGGCCAGTCATTTCAATCCGCGCACCAGGGCTTACCACGAAATATGGCTGGACGACAAAAAGGTGGTGGATACCCGCGAGGAGGAAGAGGAAGAGCCGATTTACGGCAAATTGTATTTGCCGCGCAAATTCAAGATCGGCATCGCCGTGCCGCCGGCCAACGAGGTGGATGTTTTTTCCCAGGACCTGGGGCTGATCGCCATTCAGGAAAACGGCAAGCTGCAAGGATTCAACGTGGCTGTTGGCGGCGGCATGGGCATGACCCACGGCGACCCGCTGACGTATCCGCAAGTGGCGCGCGTGATCGGCTTCGTCAAGCCGGAGCAGTTGCTTGAAATGGCGGAAAAAACGGTGACAATCCAGCGGGATTACGGAGACCGCTCGGTGCGCAAGCATGCCCGCTTCAAATATACGATTGACGACCGCGGCATCGAATGGTTTATCGATGAGCTGCACAAACGCCTGGAATGGAAGCTGGAAGAAGCGCGGCCGTACCATTTTGATCATAACGGCGACCGTTACGGCTGGGTGAAGGGTACGAACGGCAAATGGCATTTTACGCTGTTTATTCAAAACGGCCGAATCATCGATTCGGAAAACTATCCGCTTATGACCGGATTGCGGGAAATCGCCAAAGTGCATACCGGGGATTTTCGCCTTACGCCTAATCAGAACCTGATTATCGGCAATGTTGACAATAGGAACAAGAAAAAAATCGAAGAATTGATTAAAACCTACGGATTAACCGACGGCAAGAACTATACCGCATTGCGGCGAAACTCCATGTCATGCGTGGCGCTGCCGACGTGCGGTTTGGCGATGGCGGAATCGGAGCGCTATTTGCCCTCGCTTTTGGATAAAATCGAACCGATATTGGACGAAGCGGGTTTGCGCGACGAGGAAATCGTCATCCGCATGACCGGCTGCCCGAACGGCTGCGCTCGTCCGGCGCTCGCGGAATTGGCGTTCATCGGCAAGGCTCCGGGCAAATACAATATGTATTTGGGCGGCGGCTTTGCCGGGCAGCGGCTGAACAAGCTGTATCGGGAAAATATCGGCGAGGCGGAGATTTTGGCGGAATTGCGCCCGATTTTGCTTCGATACGCGAAGGAGCGGAAGGTCGGCGAGCATTTCGGCGATTTTTGCATCCGCGCGGGATATGTGAAAGAAGTCCGTTCGGGACTTGATTTTCGCGATTGAAACTTCTTGCGCAAAATTAAAAACGGTGCGGCGCCTCTCTGCACAACGCTCATGCGCAACGCTAGCGGTCGCCGCAGAGGCTAAGCGCTAAAACTGGGGGGCGCCTCACCGCACAACGCTATCGTTAAGCCTTACCGCACAACCCACCCGCCAGCGCATCGCAAGCGTTCCTCCTGCATATTCCTCCTCGCCAAGCACTAACGGACGCAGCAGAGGCTATTTGCCGAAAAAAGGCGGTGCAAAAATTTTAACGGACGCTTGAGCGGCTATTCGTCTTATTTTAGCCTGAATACCGCACAAAGTGCTAAATTAAGCGCGCCTACGATCGTTAAATTTGAAAACCGGACGTAAAACCGAAAATAGCCTCTGTCACGTACGTTAGAAACGAAAAGCGGGCAATTTGCGCCAAATAAACTCTTCCGCGACCGTTAAAGGCTGCAAGCCGGCAAACCGGCCGAGTATCTGTTGGCGAGCTTTAGGTGGCTTTAGGCACAGATTGCTTTTCCGCGAGACTCTTGCCTGAACAGTCGGCTTTCAGCCGCTGCCAGAAACCTACCGGCTTTAGCCGGTTGCCGTTTAGTTTCTATACGCCGAGGATAGACTTGCCCGCCCACCTGTTCGCCTGCCCGCCAGCTTGATTGTCTGTTTCCGCCGATTACCCGTCTGCCTGCCTGTTCCTGGCGGCCAGCTTTCGGCAGCGCATTGACAATGCCTGTTGGCGCTATGGGCTACGCCATAACGGCAAAAATGCGGATATAGCGCCCCATGTGAAGCGAACCAGCGCCTATAACGGCAAAAATGCGGATATAGCGCCCAATGGCTGATATAGCGCCCCATGCATGCGGGAAATCCTCCTGTATAAATGGCGGAAAAACCGTTTATCTGATCTTATGTCGGAAAAACTCCCGTATAATTTCGCCGTTTTTCAGCTATTAGCGGTTTTCAGAGAATTATGCGGGAGGTTTTCCTGCATAATTTCATTTTTGCGTAAATTTGCCGAAAATAACGGGAGGTTTTCCCGCATACGGTCGAGGCGCACCCATTCACCCGGTTACCGATAGCGGATCGGACGTAAAAATTTCGGCAACAAAAAACCAGCCTGCAAATGTCCCAAACAGGGCAATGCAGGCTGGATAACATGCTGCGCCGCTTTCGCGCAGGCGCGCTTTGTTGCGCTACCGTTAGGCGGCGCTTACGTTTCCAACCGGGACCAGGGAATCGTATTTTCAAGAATCACGGCTATAATAATGCCGACTAGCATCCCATTGGAAAGAATCGTGTGCATAAAACCGGGAATGTCGGCAAAACTGCCGCTTGGCGTTGCCTGTATGGCAAGGCCCACCAGCGTCGGCAAGGCGATCCGGAAAATGCTCTTGAAATTGAAGCGCATTCCCTCGATATTGCCTAAAGCGGAGCCGAATAGCTGCAAGTAGGCGACGAATAACACGGCGTCGCCTACGCTGAGCGGCAGCGTGGAGAAGAAACTTACGACTTGCGGAACGCAGCCAAGCACGGCGAACAAAACCGCGCCGATGATAAACGGCGCCCGTTCGTACAAGCGGGTTGTCCGCAAAAACCCGATCGAAGACGTATAGGGAGCGTACGGGACAAGGGCAAAAATGCCCGAGAATACGGTAAAGATCCCCGACCATATAAACGATCGGCGATATGCTCCGTCATTGATCGACATGTTAAAAACCGGTTCCGCCGCCCTGAATGTCGCAACAGCGTTGGAAGTATTGATCAGTCCCGTACATACGCCCGCGGCAAGGATGCCGAAATCGAAAGATGGCTTGCCCCAGACGAACATTTCCGTCATATCGGTGAAACGGGGGATAACGATTTTGGCCGCGCTGCCAAACAGGAGAACATACGCCACCCAACCAATTACGATGCCGATCAGGATGGAAAAATTGCTCAAGCTTCCCCGCCCGGCAATGGTCAAGATGGACACCGCAATAACCAGAAAAACGGAAAGCAAGGCGACCGGACCTTGCACTTTTCCAGTGCTCGTTATACCCGTCATTCCCGCGAAGAAAATATCTATTAACTGGGAGGCGAGCAAAAATAAAAGAACCGCCATCACAATCGGCGTAAACCATTTTTTAAGCATTCGGTGCAGGCCAAACGTGCCGAATAAAATGATGGCGGCCCCGCCCGCCATGATTCCGACGGAGAGACTGCCGCCCACTTCGACAATGGATTTCCCCGAGGATATTCCCAACGAGGCAATGCTCAGAATGACGCCCCACCACAGGCCGGTTTGCCCTTCCATCAAGGGAAGGCGATGGCCGAACAAGGCCTGCATCAGGCAGGCCAATCCCGTAAAAACAAACGAGCGGGCCATGCTGCCGCTGATCTCAATAGGCGATAGTTGATAGGCCTCCCCCACCGACAATGGAATAACAACGGTATTCGCGAATAAAAAACTTAGCCATTGCAAGCTGGCCAAGGTTGTTTTCGTTGTTTCCTTCAGCTTGTACAAAGAGGTTGGTGCTCCTTTCTTTTTGCTTTACAATGTTTATAAAAGCACTTTTCGACATGTAAATAAAGTAGTATTTTAAAAAAAGAGGTTTTCTTGAAAACGGCCGGATGAGCGATGCCGGGCCAAAAGTCTGCGGAACTTGTCAAGAGCGGCCATTCGGGGGCGAATAGCCGCTTTATAAAGGAGAGAGTATGCCGTGCCAACTTCACATGAACTGGAAAAAGCCGCCGCGATCAAAGATCGGCTGATTGCGTTTCGCCGGGAATTGCATCAATATCCCGAGCTTTCGATGGCCGAATATGAGACGACCGCCCGAATCAAGAGATGGGTGCAGGAGATCGGTCTTACCGTCGTAAAGATCGATACCCCGGTCGGCGTCGTGGCCGAAGTAATCGGAGCGAAGCCCGGACCGACGATTGCGCTGCGCGCCGATATCGACGCGCTGCCGGTAACCGAGGAAACCGGTTATCCGTTTGCTTCACAAATTCCTGGGCGGATGCACGCCTGCGGCCATGATTTTCATACGGCAGCCATGCTCGGCGCGGCGATTCTGCTGCAAGAACAGGCGGCGGAAATGAGCGGCCGCATCCGCTTTATTTTTCAACCCGGTGAAGAACAGGCGGTCGGCGCCCGCGCCTTGATTGATGCCGGGGCCCTGCAAGGCGTCAAAGCGATCCTCGGCATGCATAACAAACCCGATCTGCCGGTCGGAACGATCGGCTTGCGCCCGGGGCCGCTCATGGCCAATGTGGATAAATTCGCCTTGCGGATTATCGGCAAAGGCGGGCATGCGGCCATCCCGGACAGCGCAGTCGATCCCATAACGGCTGCGGCGGGCGTGATCAGCGGCCTGCAAGCCGTGATCAGCCGCAATATCAGCCCGCTGGATCAAGCGGTTATCAGTGTTTGTCATATGCAAGCCGGCTCTATCTGGAATGTGATACCCGATGAGGCGTTTTTGGAAGGAACCGTCCGCACCTTTCTTGCGGCGACAAGAGCAAAAGTATCGGAGATGATGGCCCGTACTGCCCAGGGAATCGCCGCCGGATATGGCGCCAAAGCCGAATTTGTCTGGACTTCCTGCCTGCCTTGCGTCAACAATGACGCCCGGTTGATCGAGTTGATGGCGGCGGCGGCGACAGAAGTCGGCCTGCGCGTGGAAGAAGCGCGGCAATCGCTGGGAGGCGAAGATTTTGCCCTGTATCAGGAACAGGTGCCGGGTTGTTATATCTGGATGGGAACAAGCGGGACGGAAGAATGGCACCATCCCCGCTTTACGCTGAATGAAGATGCCTTGCCGTTAAGCGCAGCCTTGTTTGCCGTGGCCGGCCAATCGGCACTGCGTTTGTTTGAACGTCAATGATGCGCCAAATATCGCGGCCAGACAGGAAAATAAACAGTTTGCCGTCTTTATCGGCAATCTGGCCGCGAGCGTCAAGGTATTTCGCCCTATTTCGACATATTTTGCGGTTTGACTAATTCGGAGTTATCCGATAGGATATACCCAAAATGTCATTTTCGACATTTATCATGCTTGGTCATGTGAAAAGAGGTGAATAGACTGCAGTTTTATTTCGATCATCTGGTTCACCTTGTGAACGATCCCGATCGATGTGTCGACGAGCTGCGGCAGCGCGGCATCAGCGCAATGCGGGGAGGTCGGCATGAGCGGTGGGGAACCTATAACTCTTTATGTTATTTTGATCTCAGCTATATTGAGTTTTTGGGCGTTGATCATCCCGATTTGGCTTTAACCGTAACCGATAATGATTTGGCCAGGCAAGCGGCAGCGGATCTTCCGGAAAATGAAGGGCTGGCGCGGATCGGGATCAGGAGTTATAATATCGGACAAGCAGCGGAGCGGGCGCAGGCGCTCGGTTATCAGGTGACGGGGCCTTTTGCCGGCAGCCGGACGCGAACGGACGGAACCGTTTTGCGCTGGAAAATGTTTTTTATCCGCGACGGCGCAAGCGGGCTGCGAATGCCTTTTTTCATTCAATGGGAACATACGGATAAACAAAGGCAAAACGATTTGCGGCGGCAGGGGATGATCAAAGATCATCCGTTGGGGCGGCTCAGGTTGGAATATGTGGCCATTTCCGTCCGCAACCCGCAGCAGTCCGCCGCCGCTTGGGGCAAACTGCTCGGCATGGAACCCGAACCGCCGTATTATGATGCAACCTTGCAGGCAATATGCCGCGCCCTGCCGCTTCCGGGCGGCCGGTTACTTTTTTTAACGCCTTCGGAAAACGATAGCGGCGCCGACATACTGCGCAAATACGGCGAACGCCCGTATCTGGTATGTATCAGCGGCGCGTCCAAAGAAGAGACATGGAAGCTGCGAGGAGCAATCTATCAGTTGAAAAAAGAAAAGGGGATATCTCAACGATGAACAGAGCGAAAAAAATAATTTTGACCGGAGCTTTAACCGTCGCCATGGCGTTTGCCGCCGTCGGTTGCGGAGCTTCCGGAAACGTGCAAGATGATACGGGAGCCGCTAACAGCGGCGATAGCAATGGCGACATTACGATTGCGGTAGCCGGACCGATGACCGGGGACGGCGCGCAGTACGGCAAGGCTTTCAAGGAAGGCGCCGAATTGGCGGTTGAGCAGTTCAATGCCGCCGGGGGGTACAACGGCAGGAAGGTGAAAGTGATTTACGGCGACGACAAGAACGATCCGAAAGAAGCGGCGAATGTTGCGCAAAACCTTTCATCCAACAAAGATGTCGTTGCGGTTATCGGCCACTGGAGCAGCTCGGCAACCTTTGCCGGAATCCCGATTTACCAGCGCAACCAGGTTCCGATGCTGGCGCCTACGGCTTCAACGCCCAGCATTACAAAGCCGGAAACAACATGGATCTTCCGCAGCACCAACACGCAGGATACGGAAGGAAAGAACCTGGCGGACTACGCCGTCAACAAATTAAACAAGAAAAAAATTGCGGTTCTCTACTTAAACTCCGACTGGGGCAAAGCCAATGCCGAATTCTTCAAAACGAATGTCGAAAAGCTGGGCGGTACGA from Bacilli bacterium includes:
- a CDS encoding amidohydrolase, which encodes MPTSHELEKAAAIKDRLIAFRRELHQYPELSMAEYETTARIKRWVQEIGLTVVKIDTPVGVVAEVIGAKPGPTIALRADIDALPVTEETGYPFASQIPGRMHACGHDFHTAAMLGAAILLQEQAAEMSGRIRFIFQPGEEQAVGARALIDAGALQGVKAILGMHNKPDLPVGTIGLRPGPLMANVDKFALRIIGKGGHAAIPDSAVDPITAAAGVISGLQAVISRNISPLDQAVISVCHMQAGSIWNVIPDEAFLEGTVRTFLAATRAKVSEMMARTAQGIAAGYGAKAEFVWTSCLPCVNNDARLIELMAAAATEVGLRVEEARQSLGGEDFALYQEQVPGCYIWMGTSGTEEWHHPRFTLNEDALPLSAALFAVAGQSALRLFERQ
- a CDS encoding ABC transporter substrate-binding protein: MNRAKKIILTGALTVAMAFAAVGCGASGNVQDDTGAANSGDSNGDITIAVAGPMTGDGAQYGKAFKEGAELAVEQFNAAGGYNGRKVKVIYGDDKNDPKEAANVAQNLSSNKDVVAVIGHWSSSATFAGIPIYQRNQVPMLAPTASTPSITKPETTWIFRSTNTQDTEGKNLADYAVNKLNKKKIAVLYLNSDWGKANAEFFKTNVEKLGGTIVSYESYPSGQNLDYSASLTKVKGLNPDLLYIGSTYSDGVLIIKQAKAMNLNIPIMGPTTLASDGFLQAKDAVEGVYLDSAFFPQSDRPEVQKFVSEFQQKYNHIPGTFNALCYDATNIVLESIKRGGPTRQGIRDAMAKIANFPVVTGTVTFNEIRSDNNKTYSDLVVKDGKFVLFH
- a CDS encoding uracil/xanthine transporter codes for the protein MYKLKETTKTTLASLQWLSFLFANTVVIPLSVGEAYQLSPIEISGSMARSFVFTGLACLMQALFGHRLPLMEGQTGLWWGVILSIASLGISSGKSIVEVGGSLSVGIMAGGAAIILFGTFGLHRMLKKWFTPIVMAVLLFLLASQLIDIFFAGMTGITSTGKVQGPVALLSVFLVIAVSILTIAGRGSLSNFSILIGIVIGWVAYVLLFGSAAKIVIPRFTDMTEMFVWGKPSFDFGILAAGVCTGLINTSNAVATFRAAEPVFNMSINDGAYRRSFIWSGIFTVFSGIFALVPYAPYTSSIGFLRTTRLYERAPFIIGAVLFAVLGCVPQVVSFFSTLPLSVGDAVLFVAYLQLFGSALGNIEGMRFNFKSIFRIALPTLVGLAIQATPSGSFADIPGFMHTILSNGMLVGIIIAVILENTIPWSRLET
- a CDS encoding VOC family protein, coding for MNRLQFYFDHLVHLVNDPDRCVDELRQRGISAMRGGRHERWGTYNSLCYFDLSYIEFLGVDHPDLALTVTDNDLARQAAADLPENEGLARIGIRSYNIGQAAERAQALGYQVTGPFAGSRTRTDGTVLRWKMFFIRDGASGLRMPFFIQWEHTDKQRQNDLRRQGMIKDHPLGRLRLEYVAISVRNPQQSAAAWGKLLGMEPEPPYYDATLQAICRALPLPGGRLLFLTPSENDSGADILRKYGERPYLVCISGASKEETWKLRGAIYQLKKEKGISQR
- the cysI gene encoding assimilatory sulfite reductase (NADPH) hemoprotein subunit; the encoded protein is MSDNNLLSPNSEPFSDVERIKQESNYLRGTLAESFEDRITGAISHDDIRLMKFHGSYLQDNRDLRNERAKQKLEPAYQFMLRVRAAGGVVTPGQWLTLDSLAQAYAGNTIRLTTRQSFQFHGIIKWNMKHVIKTINEALLSTLAACGDVNRNVMCNPNPYQSEIHGEVYEWAKKLASHFNPRTRAYHEIWLDDKKVVDTREEEEEEPIYGKLYLPRKFKIGIAVPPANEVDVFSQDLGLIAIQENGKLQGFNVAVGGGMGMTHGDPLTYPQVARVIGFVKPEQLLEMAEKTVTIQRDYGDRSVRKHARFKYTIDDRGIEWFIDELHKRLEWKLEEARPYHFDHNGDRYGWVKGTNGKWHFTLFIQNGRIIDSENYPLMTGLREIAKVHTGDFRLTPNQNLIIGNVDNRNKKKIEELIKTYGLTDGKNYTALRRNSMSCVALPTCGLAMAESERYLPSLLDKIEPILDEAGLRDEEIVIRMTGCPNGCARPALAELAFIGKAPGKYNMYLGGGFAGQRLNKLYRENIGEAEILAELRPILLRYAKERKVGEHFGDFCIRAGYVKEVRSGLDFRD